TCGGTTACTTTGGCGCTTACCCAGCTGTTATTGGCAACAGTGCCATTCCAGGGCAGTTGTAAGGTGCCGAGGATTTGTTTCCATTCCTGTCCTCTTCCGTTTTTCAGTGCCAGCATGGTATCCAGTTGCATGGTTGCCTGCATGGGTTGTTGTTTTTCCACAGCAGTGGCAAACAGTTTATCTGCTACTTCGCGGAACACCGGTCCGGCCACGTTTGCGCCATAAAAGCGCAAGGCGTGGGGTTTGTTTTTAATCACTACCACGCAGGTATACTGCGGATCATTTGTCGGAAAATAACCGGCAAATGAGGCCTGGTAGATCTTGTCTGCATAACCGCGGTTGCCGTTTGCAACCAGGGCGGTACCTGTTTTACCTGCGAAGTTGTAGTAGGGGGTACGCAATTTTCTTGCAGTACCATCTATGGGTACACCTTCCAGCATCGCCTGTACCTGTTTGAGTGTATTGTTTGAACAAATGCTGTCCAGCAATACGGTGGGCTCAAACTGTTTAACTACCTGGCCATATTCCATGACAGAATTGACGAGGTAGGGTTTCATCATTTTACCGTTGTTAGCCACTGCATTGTACAACATGCACGTTTGCAGCGGGCTTATCAGCACTTCGTACCCGAATGCCATCCAGGGTAGCGTAGTATTGCTCCAGGTTTTGGAGCTGGTGGTTTTAATCACCGGGCGTCCTTCGCCTACCAGGTCGATCCCCGTACTTTGATCCAGTCTCAGTCTTTTGAGATGGGATACAAATTTGTTGGGTTGTTTTCCATAAAACTGCACGGCCAGTTTGGCCATGCCTACATTTGAACTGAGTTCGAATGCATGTTTGATCGTTACATTCTGCGGGCCCGGATGCGGTTCGGAATCGAATACCGTTCTGCGTCCTACCTGCCAGCGGCCACCATCCATGTTCACCATGGAATTCATGGTAGCATATTTATCTTCCAGTACTGCAATAACGGTGGCGAGCTTGAATGTTGATCCGGGCTCGCCTACCTGCAATGCGTAGTTCATATCTTCCCAGTATCCGCCATCGGATTGTCGTCCGAGGTTGGCTACTGCTTTTATTTTGCCTGTTTTCACTTCCATGAGGATACAGGTACCATGGTCTGCTTCGTTTTGCACCATCATGTTCATGAGGGCGGTTTCCACGATGTCCTGCATATTTACATCGATGGTGGTGATCACGTCGCGGCCATTTTCCGGTTCTATATCATATCCTTCCACCGGTACGTAGGTACCTCCGGCGATGCGGCGCATCAGTCTTTTACCGGTAACGCCTTTCAGGTATTCGTTGTATGTTCTTTCCAGTCCAACGCTCTGGGAGTTCTCGCGTGCCAGTCCTATTGTTCTGTTGGCGAGCAGTTTAAAGGGATTGATGCGCTTACTTTTTGTTTCCGCGATCATACCGCCTTTATTTTTCCCCAGTCTGAACATCGGGAAGTTGCGTAGTTGCTGATACTGGTTAAAGGGTACATCTCTTTTTAATAAGAAGTAGCGGTCCTTTGATTTGTATCCTTCCTGCAACATTTGTTTATAGCCGGCTTTACTGCGGTCACCAAACAATTGTGAAAGGTTCAGCGCCAGTGAGTCGACATTTTCTTTAAATGCTTTTCCACCTTTATCACGGAGGCCATCGGCGGCAAAATCTATCCGGATATCGAAATACGGAATGGAGGTAGACAGCATTCTGCCTTCCTCCGAATAGATGGTGCCTCTTTCAGCGTCCAGGGCTACGTAGCCGGTATGGAGACTGTCAGCCATACTACGCCAGTAGTTTCCTTTTACGTTCTGTATATAAAATACCTTTGCCAGGATGGCGACGCCAAACAGTACCATGCCAATTACGCATAGATAAACCCGCCACAATATGTCCTTTTTTACATCCACGTATGTTTAGCTAAAGGCTTTATAAAGAGATACCTGATACTGGCTGCGTTTTTTATGAGATGCTTGCCATGTTGAATTTAGCAGCATCCCCGTCCTGCCATGATATGCAGGCGGGCAGCATCAGGTATCAATGTTAAAATCATTTGTCAGTTTCCTTTTTCAACACAATCTTTTGTGGAGGGGAGCTGAGTTGTTTAAGGCCCAGCGGCTCTACAGACTTGCTGACTTCACTCATCTTACTTTGAAACATGAGCTCACTTTTCACGTTGATGTATTCCCATTTCAGCTCTTTTATTTCTTTGCCAAGCTTATTAATACGGCGGATTTTCTTTTCAGCGAGGTGACTATT
The Chitinophaga sp. MM2321 DNA segment above includes these coding regions:
- a CDS encoding FtsL-like putative cell division protein; the protein is MLKEENIETIQESPAAETTAPREPKREWRLRINYSALVQNMPFIGFLSVLALIYIANSHLAEKKIRRINKLGKEIKELKWEYINVKSELMFQSKMSEVSKSVEPLGLKQLSSPPQKIVLKKETDK
- a CDS encoding penicillin-binding protein, with protein sequence MVLFGVAILAKVFYIQNVKGNYWRSMADSLHTGYVALDAERGTIYSEEGRMLSTSIPYFDIRIDFAADGLRDKGGKAFKENVDSLALNLSQLFGDRSKAGYKQMLQEGYKSKDRYFLLKRDVPFNQYQQLRNFPMFRLGKNKGGMIAETKSKRINPFKLLANRTIGLARENSQSVGLERTYNEYLKGVTGKRLMRRIAGGTYVPVEGYDIEPENGRDVITTIDVNMQDIVETALMNMMVQNEADHGTCILMEVKTGKIKAVANLGRQSDGGYWEDMNYALQVGEPGSTFKLATVIAVLEDKYATMNSMVNMDGGRWQVGRRTVFDSEPHPGPQNVTIKHAFELSSNVGMAKLAVQFYGKQPNKFVSHLKRLRLDQSTGIDLVGEGRPVIKTTSSKTWSNTTLPWMAFGYEVLISPLQTCMLYNAVANNGKMMKPYLVNSVMEYGQVVKQFEPTVLLDSICSNNTLKQVQAMLEGVPIDGTARKLRTPYYNFAGKTGTALVANGNRGYADKIYQASFAGYFPTNDPQYTCVVVIKNKPHALRFYGANVAGPVFREVADKLFATAVEKQQPMQATMQLDTMLALKNGRGQEWKQILGTLQLPWNGTVANNSWVSAKVTDRKIDFQPVAQTKGAVPDVTGMGLKDALYLLENAGLRVVVKGAGKVKVQSLPGGTKIGNEQTIVIELS